A genomic region of Pseudoalteromonas piscicida contains the following coding sequences:
- a CDS encoding M23 family metallopeptidase, whose product MIKKLSIAIAMMATFGCSKQPEQTHSVNKAQENTFVSAQADQEQAVVHNGSAEDSVAAQITQELKPVQDIRLLELKSGESLANLLSEFAFSDRDSWLVEQAVSTWTSLTKLKAGQLIEAELVDGQVQQIRFEYAFAQVIEIKRVDEHWHASLSELETVTQTKRLSTSIDSSFFVDASKIGVPNDIINQSIVALSHLVDFQREVYAGDQIDFVFQEQQLVAAKELLKQISKPIELQHVALLSGKEKYRLYRFTDNGGTTAFYHSDGTLAQSFLMKTPLNGARLSSNFGKRHHPVLGYTRMHKGIDFGAPVGTPIMAAGSGKVLKAGWGGSFGNRVVLDHGKGYQTLYAHLNGFANGLKAGTRVKQGDVIGYLGNTGLSQARHLHYEVHKDGKAINPLTLKQPKNTKLSDTQFDEFSAQVAQITTLLDSENTKLAHHDGQSGRMGNSDD is encoded by the coding sequence ATGATAAAAAAGCTTTCTATCGCCATTGCAATGATGGCAACTTTTGGCTGCTCGAAACAACCCGAGCAGACTCATTCGGTCAATAAAGCGCAAGAGAACACCTTTGTGTCGGCGCAAGCAGATCAAGAGCAAGCTGTTGTACATAATGGATCTGCTGAAGACTCAGTCGCGGCCCAAATCACTCAGGAGCTAAAGCCAGTTCAAGATATTCGTTTACTTGAACTTAAATCGGGTGAGAGTTTAGCAAATCTTTTAAGTGAGTTTGCATTCAGTGACCGCGATAGTTGGCTGGTGGAACAAGCCGTGAGTACGTGGACATCACTGACTAAACTCAAGGCTGGACAGTTAATAGAAGCAGAGCTTGTAGACGGACAAGTACAGCAGATCCGCTTTGAATATGCATTTGCACAGGTTATTGAGATTAAAAGAGTAGATGAACACTGGCATGCATCGCTAAGTGAGCTTGAAACCGTCACGCAAACAAAGCGCTTATCGACAAGCATAGATTCTAGCTTTTTTGTAGACGCCAGCAAAATCGGGGTACCCAATGACATTATCAATCAAAGTATTGTGGCCTTATCTCACCTTGTCGATTTTCAAAGAGAAGTATATGCCGGCGATCAAATTGATTTTGTATTTCAAGAACAGCAGCTTGTGGCAGCCAAAGAGTTACTCAAACAAATCTCCAAACCTATAGAATTACAACATGTTGCGCTACTTTCAGGAAAAGAAAAATACCGCTTATACCGGTTTACAGATAATGGCGGAACGACCGCTTTTTACCACTCAGACGGTACCCTCGCGCAAAGCTTTCTAATGAAAACGCCCCTTAACGGTGCTCGATTATCATCAAACTTCGGTAAACGTCATCACCCAGTATTGGGCTACACCCGAATGCACAAAGGGATCGATTTTGGTGCGCCTGTTGGTACGCCTATTATGGCTGCGGGCTCTGGAAAAGTACTCAAAGCTGGGTGGGGCGGCAGCTTTGGTAATCGCGTAGTGTTAGATCACGGTAAAGGCTATCAAACACTGTATGCTCACTTAAATGGCTTTGCGAACGGCCTTAAGGCTGGGACGCGAGTAAAGCAAGGAGACGTGATTGGTTATCTTGGTAATACCGGCCTGTCGCAGGCGCGTCACTTACATTATGAAGTGCATAAAGACGGAAAAGCCATCAATCCACTCACCCTAAAACAACCTAAAAACACCAAGCTGAGTGACACGCAATTTGATGAATTTAGCGCGCAGGTAGCGCAAATTACTACACTGCTCGATAGCGAAAATACAAAGCTTGCTCACCATGATGGACAGTCGGGCCGCATGGGTAACTCAGATGACTAG
- a CDS encoding DUF418 domain-containing protein: MTSAEKNRINSLDFIRGIAILCILLINIESFAYPNPWGSYQYGFMTDIDSEVRYWVYVFAQGKFYGLLAMLFGAGLTIILQKQSFEFAIKLSAARLVALFILGLVHAYCIWSGDILYHYAVIGMIATTIILLGTRAIKVSIVICLAFMLVAGFGRAERTIAQYDAYQAALNVDEASRTRDQQKAINRWHNKTEPRTPTHRTLEETPSLTEYWQENFDSPQVHKGKLFYSSIFWSTLMMMLIGSQLFQWGLFSKTKLSPFAVVALLCLIAVSCYATQARYFHWLQSSHIPVLSYVKQMIIVLNRELQAIVYLVLLSLLYNRWLHRFKPLEAINQVGRFALSNYIGQSLLLVVIFYGFGLHNTQSRSDLLLLWFVIMPVQLLLNAAYGRFFKVGPVEHVWRKLTIKLHA; the protein is encoded by the coding sequence ATGACTAGTGCTGAAAAAAATCGTATTAATAGCCTCGACTTTATTCGTGGGATAGCAATTCTATGTATTTTACTTATCAACATCGAAAGCTTTGCCTATCCCAATCCATGGGGCAGTTACCAATATGGCTTTATGACGGATATAGACAGTGAGGTAAGGTACTGGGTTTATGTATTTGCTCAGGGCAAGTTTTACGGACTGCTGGCGATGTTATTTGGCGCAGGTCTCACCATTATTCTTCAAAAGCAGTCATTTGAATTTGCGATTAAATTAAGTGCGGCTAGGCTAGTGGCTTTATTTATACTCGGCCTTGTTCATGCTTATTGTATTTGGAGTGGCGACATTCTCTATCACTATGCCGTGATAGGAATGATTGCCACCACCATCATATTACTTGGCACCCGAGCCATCAAAGTCAGCATAGTAATTTGTTTGGCGTTTATGTTAGTTGCAGGTTTTGGCAGAGCAGAGCGCACCATCGCCCAATACGATGCCTACCAAGCAGCACTCAATGTGGACGAAGCGTCTCGCACACGAGACCAGCAAAAAGCGATTAATCGGTGGCACAATAAAACCGAACCACGGACACCCACCCATCGTACTTTGGAAGAAACGCCAAGCTTAACTGAGTATTGGCAGGAAAACTTTGACAGCCCGCAAGTCCACAAAGGTAAGCTGTTTTATTCAAGTATTTTTTGGTCCACGCTAATGATGATGCTGATAGGCTCGCAGCTGTTTCAATGGGGATTGTTCTCAAAGACTAAACTTAGCCCATTTGCGGTTGTGGCATTACTTTGCTTGATTGCAGTGTCGTGCTATGCCACTCAAGCTCGCTATTTTCATTGGCTGCAAAGTTCACATATCCCAGTGCTGTCTTACGTTAAACAAATGATCATCGTACTTAACCGGGAGCTGCAAGCGATTGTTTACTTGGTTTTGTTATCTTTGCTATATAACCGTTGGTTGCATCGCTTCAAACCCCTGGAGGCGATAAATCAAGTGGGTCGATTTGCACTGAGCAATTACATTGGACAGTCACTGTTATTGGTGGTGATATTTTATGGCTTTGGATTACATAATACGCAAAGTCGCAGTGATCTCTTGCTCTTATGGTTTGTTATTATGCCAGTGCAGCTGTTGTTAAATGCGGCTTACGGGCGATTCTTTAAGGTGGGCCCCGTTGAACATGTATGGCGCAAACTAACAATTAAGTTACATGCATAA
- a CDS encoding GNAT family N-acetyltransferase has translation MEIEITQGWDIEYAQAAAELYVDAFGSKFKAAVPARNKLITIIAKSFISEYSFAAFANGKLVGVAGFQYGKSGFTSNMGFTGLIDELGLLGGVKAAAVFTLFERKPAPNEVVMDGIAVAESVRGQGVGTALLVALQRYTKQSGFHALRLDVIDSNPQAKKLYMRMGFVASHHEDFSYLNWLIGFSGATTMLWRP, from the coding sequence ATGGAAATAGAAATAACACAAGGATGGGACATTGAGTATGCGCAAGCGGCTGCTGAGCTTTATGTTGACGCGTTTGGTAGCAAATTCAAAGCAGCAGTGCCGGCTCGCAATAAGCTGATCACTATTATTGCGAAGAGCTTCATCTCAGAATACTCTTTTGCTGCCTTTGCAAACGGTAAGTTAGTGGGGGTTGCGGGCTTTCAATATGGCAAAAGCGGTTTTACATCGAATATGGGCTTTACTGGACTCATTGACGAATTAGGCTTGCTAGGCGGGGTTAAAGCCGCAGCGGTGTTTACCCTATTTGAGCGAAAGCCTGCGCCCAATGAAGTGGTGATGGACGGCATTGCTGTTGCAGAATCGGTTAGAGGACAAGGTGTTGGTACTGCGCTTTTAGTGGCACTGCAGCGCTATACCAAACAAAGCGGGTTTCACGCTTTACGACTTGATGTCATTGACTCTAACCCTCAAGCAAAAAAGCTTTATATGAGAATGGGCTTTGTTGCCTCCCATCATGAAGATTTTTCTTATCTCAATTGGTTAATCGGTTTTAGCGGGGCAACAACGATGTTGTGGCGTCCATAA
- a CDS encoding class I SAM-dependent methyltransferase → MTAINPVSTLLNHLQTQAVPNELRRLFHGRGRCYEGLEQITVDWLQGQLLVSLFKEHDVDLIASLKQALLSLVETEAFNGKLSAILLQHRYLPDSDLEVLYGELTAMPIVEENGLKYGLKLGVKQNMGLFLDMRLGREFVKAQSAGARVLNLFSYTCGFSVAAIAGGAAHVVNLDMAKAALKQGRVNHQLNEHDLSKVSFLGHDLFKSWGKVRKYGPYDLIVIDPPSFQKGSFALTKDYQRILRKLPELLTPNAQVLACVNSPDVSSQFLIDEMTREAPALTFVERLQNPPEFKDIDEQSSLKCLRFKAS, encoded by the coding sequence ATGACAGCAATAAACCCTGTATCGACCCTCCTTAATCATTTGCAAACCCAAGCCGTACCAAACGAGCTTAGACGTCTATTTCATGGACGTGGTCGTTGCTATGAAGGGCTTGAACAAATCACAGTAGATTGGTTACAAGGTCAGCTTTTAGTCTCTTTATTCAAGGAGCACGACGTTGACTTGATAGCGTCGTTAAAGCAGGCATTATTATCGCTTGTGGAGACCGAAGCATTTAACGGAAAACTCTCTGCTATTTTGCTGCAACATCGTTATTTGCCTGACTCAGATCTTGAGGTTTTGTATGGTGAATTAACCGCTATGCCTATCGTTGAAGAAAATGGACTTAAATATGGCTTAAAGCTTGGCGTAAAGCAGAACATGGGACTGTTTTTAGATATGCGTTTGGGTCGTGAGTTTGTTAAAGCTCAGTCTGCGGGGGCTCGGGTACTTAATCTGTTTTCTTATACTTGTGGGTTTTCCGTCGCGGCGATTGCGGGCGGTGCTGCCCATGTTGTGAATCTAGATATGGCAAAAGCGGCGCTCAAGCAAGGCCGAGTCAACCACCAACTCAATGAACACGACCTCAGCAAGGTGTCTTTTTTAGGCCATGATTTGTTTAAATCTTGGGGAAAAGTACGTAAATATGGGCCGTACGACCTAATCGTAATTGATCCGCCAAGCTTTCAAAAAGGCAGCTTTGCACTGACCAAAGACTATCAACGTATTTTAAGAAAGCTTCCTGAGTTACTTACGCCAAATGCCCAAGTGTTGGCGTGTGTGAATTCTCCCGATGTTTCAAGTCAATTCCTCATTGATGAAATGACCAGAGAGGCACCAGCGCTTACGTTTGTTGAACGTTTGCAAAACCCACCTGAATTTAAAGACATTGATGAGCAAAGCAGCCTCAAGTGTTTACGGTTTAAAGCAAGTTAA
- a CDS encoding sensor histidine kinase, whose amino-acid sequence MVNLTLQRNEQFAILAIVAAISFAISLTDWVQRGMLLSANIALSSLLAVVFLYWLPMVISYVLIIRFKIGNWPLQYIGFYGLMVMGCLCWGVLRSGMLNTHAFSLFEALTIALPWSSGIFVVIKFYLSQKLLKQEKQLRQLAEIKLLHSQLNPHFMFNSLNTIAAFVPNQPEAARSLVHNLAAVLRYSLTHSVTSGKIPSKVSVADELIALNQWCEIEQSRFGDALIIDFDIDDALLSEVIPPMILQPLLENAVKHGNSRPLHIDVLIKKLANQLVFKISDNGVGFKERDILSSSDAGLGLSITRSRLKLEENAELRLGNDMHTGGAVVSFSLTRGAKEC is encoded by the coding sequence ATGGTCAATCTCACATTGCAGCGAAATGAACAATTCGCAATTTTAGCCATCGTTGCCGCAATAAGTTTTGCTATCAGTCTTACCGATTGGGTGCAGCGGGGCATGTTGTTGTCGGCAAATATCGCGCTTTCTTCTCTTTTGGCGGTTGTGTTCCTCTACTGGTTACCTATGGTGATAAGTTACGTACTCATCATCCGTTTCAAGATAGGCAATTGGCCGCTGCAATATATCGGCTTTTACGGACTGATGGTAATGGGCTGTTTATGTTGGGGTGTACTCAGAAGTGGAATGTTAAATACCCATGCATTTTCACTGTTTGAGGCGCTAACCATCGCACTGCCTTGGTCTAGCGGTATTTTTGTGGTGATTAAGTTCTACCTTTCCCAAAAGTTGTTAAAACAAGAAAAACAGCTTCGCCAACTTGCTGAAATTAAGTTATTACACAGTCAGTTAAACCCGCATTTTATGTTCAACAGCCTCAACACAATTGCAGCCTTTGTACCAAATCAACCAGAAGCAGCACGGTCTTTGGTTCATAATCTCGCTGCGGTATTAAGATATTCATTAACGCATTCTGTGACAAGCGGAAAAATACCGAGCAAAGTGTCCGTTGCTGATGAGCTAATTGCACTAAATCAATGGTGCGAGATAGAGCAAAGCCGGTTTGGGGATGCGCTTATCATCGACTTTGATATCGACGATGCATTATTGAGCGAAGTAATACCGCCAATGATTTTACAGCCGCTTTTGGAAAATGCAGTAAAACATGGCAACAGTAGGCCGCTTCACATTGATGTATTAATCAAAAAGTTAGCGAACCAGTTAGTGTTTAAAATCAGTGACAACGGGGTGGGCTTTAAGGAGCGGGACATATTGAGTTCGTCAGATGCGGGACTCGGTCTTTCGATCACGCGCTCACGGTTAAAGTTAGAAGAAAATGCTGAACTTAGGCTTGGTAACGACATGCACACAGGTGGTGCGGTTGTCAGCTTTTCACTCACACGAGGAGCAAAGGAATGTTGA
- a CDS encoding LytR/AlgR family response regulator transcription factor translates to MLNTAIVEDEQPAIDKLTEQLSQITKYNLVLTCNTPLVFLDTYRELAIDIVFVDINLPECNGVTLVEKLQGAGFSGAIIFTTAYSEFAVEAFTLGAVDYLLKPYSTERLALALSRVNRVIATGFAATLTSKVAGKTSLIDVSSIELIKLEYGQAIAFSNGQQYPIDGSLEEIQQQLPTHFLRVHRNAIVNQSAITAFERWVTGGYLVKLRDSNLQVVTSRGGAKLLKQQLSNIGLS, encoded by the coding sequence ATGTTGAACACTGCTATTGTGGAAGATGAGCAACCAGCCATTGATAAATTAACGGAACAACTTAGCCAGATCACCAAGTACAATCTGGTACTGACTTGTAACACGCCATTAGTATTTCTTGATACATATCGAGAACTTGCGATAGATATTGTCTTTGTCGATATTAACTTGCCAGAATGCAATGGTGTTACTCTGGTCGAGAAACTTCAAGGGGCGGGGTTTTCAGGTGCGATAATTTTTACCACGGCCTACAGTGAGTTTGCGGTTGAGGCTTTTACGCTCGGCGCGGTTGATTATTTGCTCAAACCGTATAGTACTGAACGCTTAGCCCTAGCGTTATCAAGAGTCAATCGTGTTATCGCGACAGGATTCGCCGCTACTTTAACGAGTAAGGTGGCGGGGAAAACCTCACTAATTGATGTCAGCAGTATCGAACTTATCAAGCTAGAATACGGTCAAGCCATTGCGTTTAGTAATGGACAACAATATCCCATTGATGGCTCCCTTGAGGAGATCCAACAGCAATTGCCAACACATTTCTTAAGAGTTCACCGTAATGCCATTGTAAACCAAAGCGCGATAACTGCGTTTGAACGCTGGGTTACAGGGGGTTACCTTGTCAAGTTGCGAGATAGCAATTTACAAGTTGTGACCAGCCGGGGCGGTGCAAAACTACTCAAACAACAACTGAGCAACATAGGGCTCAGCTAA
- a CDS encoding acyl-CoA thioester hydrolase/BAAT C-terminal domain-containing protein has translation MMKTIMPFSLVGLLAACSNTTIPDVKRQFIDDGQTHPLVVVLGGSEGGNTLANPQWKPFLDGFNDIGVSVAALGYYGTENTSSSAAELSLNDIAKRIKALSADPKINPNCVAVYGFSKGAELALLLGAHFDEINHVVSVMPSHVSWNAVKTLSSRSSWTLSGNALDYIDAPLLSWKMQKGNVTGEFTPAFEAALAEATPEAIAAARIPVENTNGPVLLVSAKHDEIWPSYKMAGYIEADLREASFSHPFKHIALNSGHYSFNKKVQTEVNQFLSETLVARCTNK, from the coding sequence ATGATGAAAACTATAATGCCATTTTCTTTGGTAGGGCTTCTTGCGGCCTGTTCAAACACGACTATACCAGATGTTAAACGTCAGTTTATCGATGATGGTCAGACTCATCCATTGGTTGTGGTGTTAGGTGGCAGCGAAGGGGGGAATACACTCGCTAATCCTCAGTGGAAACCATTTTTAGATGGATTTAATGATATTGGTGTCTCAGTAGCGGCACTTGGTTATTATGGCACTGAAAATACATCGAGCAGTGCAGCTGAATTATCTTTGAATGATATAGCCAAACGGATAAAAGCATTGAGTGCAGATCCAAAGATAAACCCAAATTGCGTAGCGGTGTATGGTTTTTCTAAAGGAGCGGAGCTTGCGTTATTACTCGGTGCGCACTTTGATGAGATAAACCATGTAGTGTCCGTTATGCCTAGTCACGTAAGCTGGAATGCTGTTAAGACCTTGTCTTCTCGCTCGAGCTGGACGCTTAGCGGCAATGCTCTGGACTACATTGATGCACCCCTGTTGTCATGGAAAATGCAAAAAGGGAACGTAACGGGAGAGTTTACACCTGCCTTTGAGGCTGCATTGGCAGAGGCAACGCCTGAAGCAATTGCAGCCGCTCGCATCCCGGTTGAAAACACCAATGGGCCAGTGTTGCTGGTTTCTGCCAAACATGATGAAATTTGGCCATCGTACAAAATGGCCGGATATATTGAAGCTGATTTACGCGAAGCTAGTTTTTCTCATCCATTTAAACATATCGCACTTAACTCGGGTCACTACAGCTTTAACAAAAAAGTGCAAACTGAGGTAAATCAATTTTTAAGCGAAACCTTGGTAGCACGTTGCACGAATAAATAG
- a CDS encoding AraC family transcriptional regulator produces the protein MSTELTLELINPTGEIANYVQAIWFAQSHKRGETWLPSDGATGFIFPLRGLVSFNDNPLTAPFYLQPIAIQSSKVNYSEQACFFGIRFKPAGLAFLKTLQHPIANPNNILPLLNTLQTSANLTALLRLLEPILNMPIPRQNSILHTQILLEHIVSMTSLKQAYAQTPIGKRQLERQVKTHCGITPKHLARIYRVRLAKQKLRETPDINIAQLALDCGYADQSHLIREFKTIFQITPAKYTKRLKAADTTLPAAR, from the coding sequence ATGAGCACAGAACTAACGCTTGAATTAATAAACCCAACAGGTGAAATCGCTAACTATGTGCAAGCTATCTGGTTTGCACAATCACATAAGCGCGGAGAAACTTGGCTTCCAAGCGACGGGGCAACTGGATTTATTTTCCCTCTTCGTGGACTCGTTAGCTTCAATGACAATCCGCTCACAGCCCCCTTTTATCTGCAACCAATTGCCATTCAGTCTAGCAAAGTCAACTATTCTGAACAGGCATGTTTTTTCGGGATCCGCTTTAAACCCGCGGGACTGGCATTTCTGAAAACGCTGCAACACCCTATAGCAAATCCCAATAATATATTGCCCTTGTTGAACACGCTGCAAACTAGTGCCAACCTGACAGCATTACTTCGACTTCTAGAGCCGATATTGAATATGCCAATTCCTCGACAGAATTCTATCCTACATACCCAAATACTCCTTGAGCATATTGTTTCAATGACCTCTTTAAAGCAAGCATATGCTCAAACTCCGATCGGAAAACGGCAATTAGAGAGACAAGTTAAAACACATTGTGGGATCACCCCTAAACATTTAGCTCGCATTTATCGAGTTCGATTGGCTAAACAAAAACTGAGAGAAACGCCTGACATAAACATCGCTCAACTCGCGCTAGATTGCGGCTACGCTGATCAATCTCATCTTATTCGCGAGTTTAAAACTATCTTTCAGATCACACCGGCGAAATACACAAAGCGACTAAAAGCTGCAGACACAACGTTACCTGCAGCTCGGTAA
- a CDS encoding carboxymuconolactone decarboxylase family protein yields MKRADYFNQAPELIQHLLGQEELLKQQAHATFGITIWELVKLRASQINQCAFCIAMHTKQALEYGETTNRIIGLSAWQDMPLYTNKEKLALALCEKLTNAQVIDDAFYQTLNVEFDDKELTTLTIAINAINSWNRIVKMFKPNVEFNEHRTNA; encoded by the coding sequence ATGAAAAGAGCAGACTACTTCAATCAGGCACCTGAACTTATTCAGCACTTATTGGGACAAGAGGAATTATTAAAACAGCAAGCCCACGCAACTTTTGGAATCACAATCTGGGAGCTTGTTAAACTTAGAGCATCACAAATCAATCAATGCGCTTTTTGTATTGCAATGCATACTAAACAGGCACTAGAGTATGGTGAAACCACTAATCGAATTATTGGATTAAGTGCATGGCAAGACATGCCGTTATATACCAATAAAGAAAAACTGGCATTAGCGCTTTGTGAAAAGCTGACAAACGCACAAGTGATTGATGATGCTTTTTATCAAACACTCAATGTAGAATTTGATGATAAAGAATTGACCACGTTAACTATCGCTATTAATGCCATCAACAGCTGGAATCGGATCGTGAAAATGTTTAAGCCAAATGTAGAGTTCAATGAGCACAGAACTAACGCTTGA
- a CDS encoding phytanoyl-CoA dioxygenase family protein has translation MCDVNLALALYHLSILKKIWLQANNTFTNRQQQGESVEFELYKATFDILGLSQSQAHQLQFQYAHDYDSFIDAIVTIAQPSSEKIALLKHVTCQMPCPDSYQEKIAAVQNMPNVLTEDDLKCWRDNGYVIVKNAVSVEGCAKARNAILDYLEIELADPKTWYKVNQEKMSRSMVHLVQHKALEDNRNSMRIHKAFSQLWQSERLIVSTDRCGFNPPETAQSSFQGPDLHWDLDFSKQLKFGTQGILYLSDTEEKQGATTVVPGFHTKLESWLATAPWDPCIPNTEYLHQLGSKAIAANAGDMVIWHQFLPHGGSVNKANAPRIVQYINMNPFPEV, from the coding sequence ATGTGCGATGTAAACCTTGCTCTAGCGCTTTATCATTTATCCATACTCAAAAAAATCTGGCTTCAAGCCAACAACACTTTCACAAATAGACAGCAGCAAGGAGAGTCTGTCGAGTTCGAATTATATAAAGCGACTTTTGACATACTTGGGCTAAGTCAATCTCAAGCACATCAGCTACAGTTTCAATATGCTCATGATTACGATAGTTTTATTGATGCAATAGTAACAATTGCTCAGCCAAGTAGTGAAAAAATAGCACTGCTAAAACATGTCACCTGCCAGATGCCTTGTCCCGACAGTTATCAAGAAAAAATAGCTGCTGTTCAGAATATGCCGAATGTACTCACTGAGGACGACCTGAAATGCTGGCGGGACAACGGTTATGTCATCGTTAAAAATGCAGTGAGTGTTGAAGGCTGTGCCAAAGCGAGAAACGCGATCCTAGACTATTTAGAAATAGAGCTAGCGGATCCAAAGACTTGGTATAAAGTTAACCAAGAAAAAATGAGTCGCAGTATGGTGCATTTGGTTCAACATAAAGCATTGGAAGATAATCGTAACTCGATGAGAATTCATAAGGCCTTTAGCCAGTTATGGCAAAGCGAACGATTGATCGTTTCAACCGACCGGTGTGGGTTCAACCCGCCTGAAACAGCGCAATCTAGTTTTCAAGGTCCTGATCTACATTGGGATTTAGATTTCTCTAAGCAACTCAAGTTTGGCACGCAAGGGATTTTGTATCTATCAGACACTGAAGAAAAACAGGGTGCAACAACGGTTGTGCCAGGATTTCATACAAAGCTAGAGTCATGGCTTGCAACTGCCCCGTGGGATCCATGTATACCAAACACCGAGTACTTACATCAACTGGGTTCCAAAGCAATTGCAGCCAATGCAGGAGATATGGTGATTTGGCATCAATTTTTACCCCATGGTGGCAGTGTGAATAAAGCAAACGCACCTCGCATAGTGCAGTATATTAATATGAATCCATTCCCAGAGGTTTAG
- a CDS encoding DUF3291 domain-containing protein, with product MQLAQLNIATAKYQMDAPEIQYFVESLDRINLLAEQSPGFIWRLKDETGNATEIKAFDDPNIIVNMSVWQSEQALKDFMFKTAHKEFLARKKEWFHRAEQETYVLWWVEEGHIPTLDEAKERLDYLRRFGDSAYAFTFRNSFTELDLREREACEED from the coding sequence ATGCAATTAGCACAACTCAATATAGCCACCGCTAAATACCAAATGGATGCGCCAGAAATTCAATACTTTGTAGAAAGTTTAGACCGCATTAATTTACTCGCAGAGCAAAGCCCTGGCTTTATTTGGCGCTTAAAAGATGAAACCGGTAATGCAACAGAGATTAAGGCGTTTGATGATCCAAATATTATCGTCAACATGTCTGTATGGCAGTCGGAGCAAGCGCTCAAAGATTTTATGTTTAAAACCGCACATAAGGAATTTTTGGCTCGAAAAAAGGAATGGTTTCACCGCGCTGAACAGGAAACCTACGTGTTGTGGTGGGTTGAAGAAGGCCATATCCCGACACTGGATGAGGCCAAAGAAAGGCTTGATTACCTGCGTCGCTTTGGAGATTCGGCTTATGCCTTTACGTTTAGAAATAGTTTCACCGAACTAGACCTAAGGGAGAGGGAAGCTTGTGAAGAAGATTAA
- a CDS encoding DUF6500 family protein: MRAALRSKIIEVCDKKIAQKGDNVGVSFYAFFANKNTDPALLMEAATWWIQTHELDHFEKALKIKAMVESGK, encoded by the coding sequence ATGCGCGCGGCACTAAGAAGCAAGATAATAGAAGTATGTGATAAAAAAATCGCACAAAAAGGGGATAACGTTGGCGTATCATTTTACGCTTTTTTTGCCAATAAAAACACGGACCCTGCATTACTTATGGAAGCGGCAACTTGGTGGATACAAACTCACGAACTAGACCACTTCGAAAAGGCGTTAAAGATAAAAGCAATGGTTGAAAGTGGAAAGTAG
- a CDS encoding PhzF family phenazine biosynthesis protein: MQVEYFVVDAFTRKRFGGNNAAIVELENWLSDGLMQQIAIENNLSETAFLKPIGNNHYEIRWFSPITEIDFCGHATLAAAYVLFNHKGKSGEIKFQTQEVGTLAVKQVADGRIVMEFPNLAPELTEAPDALLEGLNVTPTRVLKNRQAYFVIVETEQQVRSCEYDSDKLKTLAPFDVVVTAKGDDVDFVSRYFWPANGGDEDPVTGSIHAGLAPYWAKALNKQKLHAHQASKRGGELFCEVTDTNVIVSGFGVLYAKGIFEIEDE, from the coding sequence ATGCAAGTTGAGTATTTTGTGGTTGACGCATTTACGCGTAAACGTTTCGGTGGTAACAACGCTGCAATCGTTGAGCTTGAAAATTGGCTTAGCGACGGCTTAATGCAGCAGATAGCCATCGAAAATAACCTTTCCGAAACCGCCTTTTTGAAGCCAATTGGTAACAATCATTATGAGATCCGGTGGTTTTCTCCAATTACTGAAATTGACTTTTGTGGTCATGCCACGCTTGCCGCGGCGTATGTGCTTTTTAATCACAAGGGAAAGTCAGGAGAGATAAAATTTCAAACCCAAGAAGTCGGGACACTCGCTGTTAAGCAAGTGGCTGATGGTCGCATTGTGATGGAATTTCCGAACTTAGCCCCTGAGTTAACTGAAGCCCCCGATGCACTGCTGGAAGGGCTTAACGTAACACCGACGCGGGTACTTAAAAATCGCCAAGCGTACTTTGTGATTGTTGAGACCGAGCAGCAAGTACGCAGCTGTGAGTACGACAGCGATAAACTGAAAACCCTTGCGCCTTTTGATGTTGTGGTAACAGCAAAAGGCGATGACGTTGATTTTGTGTCGCGCTACTTTTGGCCCGCCAACGGGGGCGATGAAGATCCGGTTACCGGTTCAATTCATGCCGGGTTAGCGCCATACTGGGCAAAGGCGCTAAACAAACAGAAACTTCATGCACATCAGGCTTCAAAACGTGGCGGTGAGCTATTTTGTGAAGTGACAGATACAAATGTCATCGTATCTGGGTTTGGTGTACTTTACGCAAAAGGAATATTCGAAATTGAGGACGAATAA